One segment of Penaeus chinensis breed Huanghai No. 1 chromosome 14, ASM1920278v2, whole genome shotgun sequence DNA contains the following:
- the LOC125032570 gene encoding uncharacterized protein LOC125032570, whose translation MLPYVRLALNTSVHRSVNQTPLYLLTGRDGYFPANLTNFQEADEDAARMLREGLREARDAAIQSMRSAKERWARDYDKKVRSRFRPQVGELVLVKIIRPIRPRRIAALAPRWSGPVRVIKQIGPVNYVVQDPYTPHQELKCHINQLRRYVPREESSDAEPQQRPEEEEDDPDQPTEDESDRLQFEDGEDLADPEVPGPSSRYDRPDEEDESVLESASSQKISTSVTQNIGSSK comes from the exons ATGCTTCCGTATGTACGTCTAGCTTTGAACACGTCAGTACATAGGAGCGTTAATCAGACTCCTCTGTATCTTCTCACAGGGAGAGACGGTTATTTCCCTGCCAACCTAACTAATTTCCAGGAAGCAGACGAAGATGCCGCCAGGATGTTGAGAGAGGGACTCCGTGAAGCCCGCGATGCTGCAATACAAAGTATGCGGAGCGCCAAGGAAAGGTGGGCTCGGGATTATGATAAGAAAGTCCGGTCAAGATTTCGGCCACAGGTGGGAGAGCTGGTGTTAGTCAAGATCATTCGCCCGATTCGGCCACGTCGTATAGCAGCACTGGCGCCAAGGTGGAGTGGACCGGTGAGAGTCATCAAGCAGATCGGGCCAGTTAATTACGTCGTACAGGACCCCTATACGCCGCATCAGGAGCTAAAATGCCACATCAACCAGTTGAGAAGATACGTGCCACGAGAAGAATCCAGTGATGCAGAACCACAACAGAGgcccgaagaggaggaagacgacccaGATCAACCGACCGAGGATGAAAGTGATCGACTTCAGTTCGAGGATGGAGAAGATTTGGCAGACCCCGAAGTCCCAGGCCCGAGTTCGAGATATGACCGACCAGACGAGGAAGATGAG TCGGTCCTGGAAAGTGCTTCGTCGCAGAAAATATCCACTTCAGTAACGCAGAATATTGGCAGCAGTAAATGA